One segment of Deltaproteobacteria bacterium DNA contains the following:
- a CDS encoding SGNH/GDSL hydrolase family protein: protein MKRIATKRSAMRALAAVFGLLVAVEIVLRVAGYGGLRHGLLPDGTPTDGHGYQPRNPYVDAASSIVTDNVVVVGDAWAFGLGCRSEDIFSSRLEAGLKKRRAQARVVNLSHPDFTSTDVAENFGKDLKRYKADVAVVFVSLADVVPEFWKDEFFARTPFAASDRRGAGFRLGVLLSDVRLARRVRSASWDPEAKGGYVRRVKTVAETQSALFDIGRVARDAKVPVVWITYPVAPARGWPRPHYPVYARNNDLIRATAVNYEQAVVDLEKEITPDQIDAFFLSWMPWPHPAPEGHARIASLLDGTVTHILDAR, encoded by the coding sequence GTGAAGCGGATCGCGACCAAACGCAGCGCGATGAGGGCCTTGGCCGCGGTCTTCGGCCTGCTCGTCGCGGTCGAGATCGTCCTGCGAGTCGCGGGATACGGCGGGCTGCGTCACGGCCTGCTGCCCGATGGAACGCCGACGGACGGTCACGGATATCAGCCGCGAAACCCCTATGTCGACGCGGCGTCTTCCATCGTCACCGACAATGTGGTCGTGGTCGGCGATGCCTGGGCATTCGGACTCGGCTGCCGGTCGGAAGACATTTTTTCGTCGCGGCTCGAAGCGGGGCTCAAGAAGCGGCGCGCGCAGGCCCGCGTCGTCAATCTGTCGCATCCCGATTTCACCTCGACCGACGTCGCGGAGAACTTCGGCAAGGATCTGAAGCGGTACAAGGCGGATGTCGCGGTCGTCTTCGTGTCGCTCGCCGACGTTGTGCCGGAGTTCTGGAAGGACGAATTCTTTGCGCGCACGCCCTTCGCCGCGTCGGATCGGCGCGGCGCGGGATTTCGGCTCGGTGTGCTGCTGTCCGATGTGCGTCTCGCGCGACGCGTGAGGAGCGCATCGTGGGACCCGGAGGCAAAAGGCGGATACGTGCGCCGCGTCAAGACCGTCGCCGAGACGCAGTCGGCGCTCTTCGATATCGGCCGCGTTGCGCGCGACGCCAAGGTGCCGGTCGTGTGGATCACGTACCCGGTCGCGCCCGCGCGCGGTTGGCCCAGGCCGCACTACCCCGTTTACGCGCGAAACAACGACCTGATTCGCGCGACGGCGGTCAACTATGAACAGGCGGTTGTGGATCTCGAAAAGGAGATCACGCCCGATCAGATTGATGCTTTCTTTTTGTCGTGGATGCCTTGGCCGCACCCCGCACCGGAAGGGCATGCGCGCATCGCGTCGCTGCTCGACGGCACGGTGACGCACATCCTCGACGCACGCTGA
- a CDS encoding spermidine synthase: MGATLRNVQLTYEDVDRGDTPLGEVTLRRYATDDGRIGYEIRLGGNFLMATHGHHSESAMARLAWDRLARREAISVLVGGLGAGYTLRAALDLPGVRSVTVVEIAPKVVEWGRTWFRETNGGALDDPRARVVVADLAEHLGMSKDAYDLALLDVDNGPGWLAAQGNERLYTADGIREAIAALRPGGVLAVWSPSPNDVFRARFREVLPLAEEVSTDAIGREVGEPGDVVYLGVRP, translated from the coding sequence TTGGGCGCGACGTTGCGAAACGTTCAATTGACCTACGAGGACGTCGATCGCGGGGACACGCCGCTGGGCGAGGTCACGCTACGCCGTTACGCGACGGACGATGGTCGGATCGGTTACGAAATCCGGCTCGGCGGAAATTTCCTCATGGCGACGCACGGCCATCACTCCGAGTCGGCGATGGCGCGGCTCGCTTGGGACCGGCTTGCGCGACGGGAAGCGATCTCGGTGCTCGTCGGCGGTCTTGGCGCGGGCTACACCCTGCGAGCGGCGCTCGATTTGCCGGGCGTGCGTTCGGTCACGGTCGTCGAGATCGCCCCAAAGGTCGTTGAATGGGGTCGCACGTGGTTTCGCGAAACCAACGGCGGCGCGCTCGATGATCCGCGCGCGCGAGTCGTCGTCGCGGATCTGGCGGAGCACCTCGGGATGAGTAAGGATGCGTACGATCTGGCTCTTCTCGACGTGGACAACGGCCCCGGGTGGCTCGCCGCCCAGGGCAACGAACGCCTCTACACCGCCGACGGAATTCGCGAAGCAATCGCGGCCCTGCGCCCCGGCGGCGTGCTCGCCGTCTGGTCGCCGTCGCCGAACGACGTCTTCCGGGCGAGGTTTCGCGAGGTGTTGCCGCTCGCTGAAGAAGTTTCGACGGACGCAATCGGTCGCGAAGTTGGAGAGCCGGGGGATGTGGTCTATCTCGGGGTGCGTCCGTGA